A part of Perca fluviatilis chromosome 15, GENO_Pfluv_1.0, whole genome shotgun sequence genomic DNA contains:
- the znf652 gene encoding zinc finger protein 652: protein MKSCKSLKEGVSVPSIGGMSQEEGRRAPVSQSYFHSPNPDLDLTGKLYKREVGGKPYSVLVDNKMAAKTSIGDQNIGQLPAQHVTPQQHQQYFREGGTGQEVGTQGSQAGNDGSSEDTEDDDDDEEEEDEDEEDEGFKREQIIVEVNLNNQTLHVSKGDNKTGTTAEDSERAGSDDDDEEEEDSPDDDDDDDDDEEEEDDEEEDEIESRRTRSKRARRGASSTAAPSQPRRKSLRTVLSTATAGMTTRGRRKRMEPPKSKRRSAPSSAGSTTTTTGGKAEVEEKEMLACEKCPRVFNTRWYLEKHMNVTHRRMQICDKCGKKFVLESELALHQQTDCEKNIQCVSCNKSFKKLWSLHEHIKIVHGYAEKKFSCEICEKKFYTMAHVRKHMVAHTKDMPFTCETCGKSFKRSMSLKVHSLQHSGEKPFRCENCDERFQYKYQLRSHMSIHIGHKQFMCQWCGKDFNMKQYFDEHMKTHTGEKPFICEICGKSFTSRPNMKRHRRTHTGEKPYPCEVCGQRFRFSNMLKAHKEKCFRVTSPVVLQTSGPPVPVRIFANTFSSSSSISGPSPSAATTATTSAPLGLNPTGGPMPPRGPVGHTFSHVQLHSNPSHHHPHPPTTQQHLSNTPQHVPPHPHHHLAVPPVSHLPPPPALFKSEPLNHCGHEDSSYLHHMAPPDKGPGAPQHH from the exons ATGAAATCCTGCAAGAGCCTCAAGGAAGGAGTTTCTGTGCCTAGCATTGGCGGGATGTCACAGGAGGAAGGACGCAGGGCACCGGTGTCCCAGTCCTATTTTCACTCCCCTAACCCAGATCTGGACCTGACGGGCAAGCTTTATAAGAGAGAGGTTGGTGGTAAGCCATATTCTGTGTTAGTGGACAATAAAATGGCAGCCAAGACATCCATTGGAGATCAGAACATTGGTCAGTTGCCCGCTCAACATGTGACTCCACAACAACATCAGCAGTATttcagagagggaggaacagggCAGGAAGTGGGGACGCAGGGGTCCCAGGCTGGCAACGACGGCTCATCTGAAGACACTGAAGATGACGACGACgatgaggaagaagaggatgaggatgaggaggatgagggCTTCAAGCGTGAGCAGATCATTGTCGAGGTTAATCTGAACAACCAAACACTTCATGTATCCAAGGGGGACAACAAAACTGGAACCACAGCAGAGGACTCTGAGAGAGCTGGCAGCGACGACGacgatgaggaggaagaggacagccctgatgatgatgatgacgacgacgacgacgaagaggaggaagacgacGAAGAGGAAGATGAGATTGAGAGTCGAAGAACGAGGTCAAAAAGGGCCCGTCGTGGTGCAAGTAGTACAGCAGCTCCCAGCCAGCCTCGGAGGAAAAGCCTCAGAACCGTTCTGAGCACTGCTACTGCAGGAATGACCACCAGGGGGCGACGGAAGCGCATGGAGCCTCCAAAGAGCAAGCGCAGGTCAGCCCCGTCGTCTGCCGGGTCCACAACCACAACGACAGGGGGGAAAGCAGAAGTGGAGGAGAAAGAGATGCTGGCGTGTGAAAAGTGCCCCCGAGTCTTTAACACACGCTGGTACCTGGAGAAGCACATGAATGTCACTCACAGACGAATGCAAATTTGCGACAAGTGTGGCAAAAAGTTTGTCCTGGAGAGTGAGCTGGCCTTACACCAGCAGACTGACTGTGAGAAGAACATCCAG TGTGTCTCCTGCAACAAGTCTTTTAAGAAACTCTGGTCACTGCATGAGCACATTAAGATTGTGCACGGCTATGCAGAAAAGAAGTTCTCATGCGAAATTTGTGAGAAGAAGTTCTACACAATGGCTCATGTCCGTAAGCACATGGTTG CTCACACTAAGGACATGCCATTTACCTGTGAGACGTGTGGAAAATCGTTTAAACGCAGCATGTCTTTAAAGGTTCACTCACTCCAGCATTCTGGAGAGAAGCCCTTCCGTTGTGAG AACTGTGACGAGCGGTTCCAATACAAGTACCAGCTGCGCTCCCACATGAGCATTCACATCGGACACAAGCAGTTCATGTGCCAGTGGTGTGGCAAAGACTTCAACATGAAACAGTATTTTGATGAGCACATGAAAACGCACACAG GAGAGAAGCCTTTCATTTGTGAGATCTGCGGGAAGAGCTTCACCAGCCGGCCCAACATGAAGCGCCACCGCCGTACCCACACTGGGGAGAAGCCCTATCCCTGCGAGGTGTGCGGCCAGCGCTTCCGCTTCTCCAACATGCTCAAAGCACACAAAGAGAAGTGTTTCCGGGTCACCAGCCCTGTGGTCCTGCAGACCAGCGGCCCACCTGTGCCTGTCCGCATCTTTGCCAacaccttctcctcctcttcctccatttcTGGTCCCAGTCCCTCAGCTGCCACCACGGCCACCACGTCAGCACCCCTGGGCCTCAACCCGACAGGGGGGCCCATGCCTCCAAGAGGCCCTGTGGGACACACATTTTCCCACGTACAGCTCCATTCAAACCCATCTCACCATCATCCCCACCCCCCGACAACCCAGCAACACCTCTCAAATACACCCCAACATGTCCCACctcacccccaccaccacctggCCGTGCCCCCAGTCTCCCACTTGCCCCCACCCCCGGCCCTTTTCAAGAGTGAGCCCTTAAACCACTGTGGGCACGAAGACAGCAGCTACCTGCACCACATGGCTCCCCCTGACAAGGGCCCTGGAGCCCCACAGCACCACTGA